CCCCGCTGCTGGCCCCCGTCGACACCCAGGAGGTGTGGGCGGCCGGCGTCACCTACCTGCGCTCCCGCGACGGGCGCGCCGAGGAGTCCGACCACGCCGACGTCTACGACCTCGTCTACGCCGCCGACCGCCCCGAGGTGTTCTTCAAGGCCACCGCGGCGCGGGTGGTCGGGCCGGGCGGTGCGGTGGGCGTGCGCGTCGACTCCGGCTGGGACGTGCCCGAGCCCGAGGTGGGCCTGGTGCTCAACAGCCGCGGCGAGCTGTTCGGCTACGTCCCCGGCGACGACGTCTCCAGCCGGACCATCGAGGGCGAGAACCCGCTGTACCTGCCGCAGGCGAAGGTCTACTCGCGCTCGTGCTCGCTCGGCCCTGGCGTGGTGCCCGTGTGGGACGCTCCGCAGGGGCCGCTCGCCGTGGCCGTGACCATCGAGCGCGGCGGCGCCACCGTGTACGAGGACGCGACGACGACGGCCTCGATGGCCCGCTCCTTCACCGAGCTGGCGGCGTGGCTCTTCGCCGGCCTCGACTTCCCCGACGGCGTCGTCCTGCTCACCGGCACCGGGCTCGTCCCGCCGCCGGAGGTGACGCTGCTGGAGGGCGACGTCGTCACGGTCAGGGTCGACGGGGTCGGCGAGCTCACCAACCCCGTCGTCCGGGTGGGCCGTCAGCCGGCGGCGCTGCGCACCGCGGCGGAGACCTCGCAGCTGGCGACGTCCTGGTCGCCGTCGACGAAGCCGGCGGCCTGGCCCTCGGCGCTCTGACCGGCGGAGACCGGTCCGACCGCGGCGTAGAGGTCGCCGACCTCCTCGCCCGAGGCGTTCAGCGCCACGAGCGTCACGACGTAGGACGCGTCCGCGTCGGTGCTGTTGGTGACGCTCACCGAGCCCGTGGCGACCCCGCCGACCGTGGAGGAGCAGCTGTCGACCACCACGTCGGCGCTGGCGTCCTCCCCGCCGAGGACGCCGCCGAGGTCGGTCGGGAGACCGCTGGGCAGCTCGCTCGGCAGGCCGCTGGGGAAGGCGGTGGACAGGCCGGAGACGGTCTCCACGGACCTCTGCACGAAGACGACCGCCGCGACGATCGCCAGCACCCAGAGCACGGTCCCGAGGGCGCCGACGACGACGCCGGCGATCGCCAGGCCCCGCCCGGCCTTCCGACCGCCGCGGGTGTCAGCGATGCCGAACGCGGAGACGACCACGCCGATCGGGCTGAGCAGGAACGCCAGCACGAGCCCGATGACCGCGACCACGGAGGTCGGCCTCACCGGGGCGCCCTGGTAGCCCTGCTGGTACGGCTGGGAGTACCCCTGCTGGTACGGCTGCTGGGGGCCCTGCTGGTACGGCTGCTGCTGGCCGGCGTAGGGGGCCTGCTGCCGCGGCGCGTACTCCTCGTAGCCGGGCGGCGGCACGTACGCCGGCTGCTGCTCCGGGTTCTGGGGCTGCTCGGGGTAGCGGGACGTCGGGTCCGACACGGGGGCCTCCGGGCGGTGGGAAGGGCTCGACCGTACCGGCCGGGCACCGCCCGGGGGTGCCGGCCGGTGAGTGCGCAGGGGCAGGATCGGGCCGTGGCCGACTCCCCCGCCGTCCCCCCGTTCGTCGACGCCGCCTGGCTCGACACCGCACTCGCGCACGGGCGCACCGCTCTCGCGGACGTCCGCTGGTACCCCGACGGCAGGGACCCCGCGGAGGCGTTCGCCGCCGGTCACCTGCCCGGCGCCGTCCGGGTGGACGTCGACGACGTGCTCGCGGGGCCGCCGTCCGACGCCGCGGGCCGCCATCCCCTGCCCGCCCCGGACGCCTTCCTGCGCGCCCTCGCCGACCTGGGCCTGCCCGTGGACGAGGGGGTGGTGGTGGCCTACGACGACGCCGGCGGCGTCATCGCCGCCCGCCTCGTGTGGATGCTGCGGGCCCTGGGCCGCCCGGCGGCGCTGCTGGACGGCGGACTGCTGGCCTGGAGGGCGGCCGGCCGGCCGCTCGAGACCGGTGCCGGTGAGCAGCGCGCTCCGCTCCCGCGGACCGGAGCAGCACCGACGGATCTGCCGACGACCTGGCCCGCTGTCCTGCTCGCCGACGTCGACGACGCCGCCCGCGCCGCAGCGGACCCGGGCTCGGTGCTGCTCGACGCCCGCCCGGCCGAGCGCTTCGCCGGGGCCCCCGACGCGCTCGACCCGCGCGCCGGCCACGTGCCCGGCGCGGTGGGGCTGCCGGTCCGCGACGACGTCGACGCGCTCGGCCGCCTCCTGCCCGAAGAGGTGCTGCGCGACCGGCTCGCCGCCGCGGGGGTGCGCGCCGAGGCCGTCGCCGCGGGCGCCGTCGTCTCCTCCTGCGGGTCCGGCGTGACGGCCTGCCACCGACTCCTCGTGATCGAGCACCTGGGCCTGGGACGCGCCCGCCTGTGGCCCGGCTCGTGGTCGCAGTGGTCCCGCGACCCCGCACGACCGGCAGCGACCGGGTGACGGCAGCGGTCGCCGCGGGTGTCGTGACCCAGCACCCCTCAAGAGCGCGGCCCCGGTGCCCGATCTGAGGTCGTGAGGTGGCCCCGGGCAGCGCGACAGCTGTCAGCGCGGTTCGAGTGGCGCACCGCCGTGCTGGCCGTGCTGTGCCTGGTGGTCGCCACCGCGCTGCTCGACGCGAGCTCGCTGCCCGCCTCGTCGTCCCCGGTGCACGCCGCCCACCGCGGTGAGCTCCTGGCCGTGGCAGCGGTCTGGCTGCTGCTGGCCCTGGCGATGCTGGTGCGCGGGGAGCTGCGCGGACACGAGCCGACCGCGGTGCTCGTGCTGGCGATCATCCTCATCGGCACCTACGGCAGCGTCGTGCCCGACGACCACTGGCGCTGGCAGTGCATCACCACGCTGACGGTGCTGACGGCGCTCACGCGCATGCACCACAGCGGTCGAGGCGTCGTGGCGCTGGTGGCGGGGGCACAGGTGGCCTCGCTCCTGCTGCTCCTCCAGCTGGACCTCCACGGGGCGTACCTCGCGTACAACGCCAGCGTCGTCGTCGCTCTCGTCGCGGTGCCGGCGGTGGTCGTCTCGGCGATGGCCTCGGCCCTCGACCGGGCCAAGGCCGACGCGGAGCGCGCCGCTCGCACCGACGTCCTCACGGGTCTGCTGAACCGCCGCGCCCTGGTGGACGACGTCCCGCCGCTCGTCCGACGCTGCGCGGAGCAGGGGTCTCGGGTGGCTGTGATGCTGCTGGACCTCGACCACTTCAAGCGCGTCAACGACACCTGGGGCCACACCGCCGGCGACCGGCTGCTGCTGGCGACGACCGGCGCGGTGCGCGCGGAGCTGCGCAGCTGCGACCTCCTCGCCCGCTGGGGCGGGGAGGAGCTGCTCGTCGTCACGCGCGTCGAGGACGTCGAGCAGCTGGTGGCGACCGCCGAGCGGGTCCGGCGCAGCGTCGCCTCGCTGCTCGTCGCCGACCTGCCCCCGGTCACGGTGAGCATCGGGACGGCCGCCGCGAGCGAGGGGGCGCTCGCCCAGGTGCTCGCCCAGGGCGACGGCTGGCGCGTGGCGGCCCGCGAGCTGGTCGGCGGCCTCGTGGACCAGGCCGACGAGGCGCTCTACGCCGCCAAGGCGGCGGGGCGGGACCGCGTCCAGCACCACCGAGGAGCCTTCCCGGTGCCGGAGGCCCGACGCCCTGCCGACGGCGTCCGGGACGTCACCACGACGTCATCTGGAGCGAGTGCCCGCAGGACCCCGCGGGGTGCGAGAGTGGACCCGTGACGACGCTCGGATCCGAAGCCCTCCCCGCGCGGTTGTTCAAGGCGATCCCCCTGCTGCGCGACGCCCTGGTCGCTGCTGCCGAGGAGGGCCGGGTCGTCCCGCCGTCCGAGGCGTCCGAGGCCACGGACGGGGCGGTGACCTCGCGCGCGCTGCCGAAGGCCCTCGGGGTCATCACCGCCGACTGCGCCCGCCGCGGCGAGCCCGACCTCGCCGTGCTCGTGGTGCGCGAGGCCGCCCTCGTCGACGGCACCGACACCGGGGCCGGCGCCCGGCGTCGCGCGTGGATGCACTTCGGCGGCCAGTCCGCTGTCGACTCCGGCGCCCAGGACGAGCGAGACGTCGTCGAGCGGCTGACGCGCCACGCCGGAGCCGCGCGCGCCTCGACCAGCGCGCCGCGCAGCTCTCGGGAGCCCCAGGAGGCTGCGGAGCCCCAGGAGGCGAAGGAGCCTGGCGCGGCAGCTCCCCGGGTGACCAGGACGCGCGCCAGCGCGGCCAAGAAGCCGGCGCCCGTTCCCGAGGCGCCCCTGAGCGTCTGCCCCGACTGCTTCACCGTGCGGTCCGCCAGCGGCGTCTGCATGTGCTGATCGGACCCGCGTGTCCCTCCTCGACCGGGCCGTCCGGCTCACCTGGGGCGCCGGTGACGGCGCCGACCGCCGGGTCCACTGGCCCGACCCCCGGCTGACCGGCAGGTCGCTGTGCGACCGGCGCCTGTCGTCGTTCGAGCACGAGGACGCGACGCCCGAGCGCTGGGAGCGCTGGTGCCGCAAGAACGGGTGCCGCCAGCAGCTCGAGCTGTGGCTGTCCCAGCACGCGCCGTCGCTGGCGCAGGAGTACCGGGCCCGGGTGGCCGCTGACCGCGCCGCCGCCAGGGCCCCGGAGGACGACGACGGCCTGACGCTCGGCTTCTGACGCCGGGCCGGTGGGCGGCGGCCGATGAGTCCCGGCCACCGCGGCGGTCGCACCGGTGAGACGACGGACGAGGACCACCTGACCACGGGGAGCGCGACGATGGGCAAGATCAAGGTGCACGAGTTCATGACGGTCGACGGGGTGGTCGACGCGCCCTCGTGGACGATGGCCTACCCGTGGACCGAGCCGATGGTGGCGGCGATCGGCTCGATCACCGCCGGGTGCAGCGACGTCCTGCTGGGCCGGACGACGTACGAGATGTTCGCGCCGGCGTGGTCGACCCGCACCGTCGAGGACGACCCGGGCGCCCCGTTCTTCAACGACTCCCCCAAGCACGTCGTGACCTCACGGCCCGACGGCCTCGACTGGGGCCCGGCGACGGCGGTGGGGTACTCGGCGAGCGCGCTGCAGCAGCTCAAGGACGACGCCGACGGCGACGTCTACGTCAGCGGCAGCGTCCAGCTGGTGCGGGCGATGCTCGCGGACCGGCTCGTCGACGAGCTGCACCTCATCACCTACCCCCTGGCGCTCGGTGAGGGCCTGCGGCTGTTCGCCGACGGGTCCCGCGTGGAGCTGTCGCTGCTCAGCGCGACCCCGTTCGAGAACGGCGTGGTGCACCTCGTCTACGGCCCCGCTTGATCTGACGACGCCGCTCCCGGCCGGGCTGTGACGCCGTACGTGCAGAAGTCGGCCGGACCGGTCCCGAGGAGGGCTGCGACGGACCTCTGCACGTCCGGCGTCACGCCTCTCAGGCCGTCAGGGCCGGGATGACGGACCTCTCGAAGAGCTCCACGCCGGAGGTGTCGCTGGCGATCTCGGGGAAGTAGACGATCGGGTAGGTCATGCCGGCGGCGACGAGCGGCTTGAGGTTGTCGACGATCTGCTCGGGCGTGCCGACGGTGATCGAGGCGTCGTAGGACTTCTCCACCTCAGCCTGTGCGACCTCGGCGCCGACGCGCTGGGTCAGCCTGTCGAGGATCCAGGCGCGGCGGTCGGCGACCTCCTTCTCGGTCTCGGCCACGATGACGTTGTAGTTGGCCGAGCGGGTGATCGCCTCGTAGGAGGTGCCGAGGTCCTCGCAGTGCCCCTTGAGCACCTCGGACTTGTGCTGGAAGCCCTCGAGGTCTCCCGAGAAGTTGGTGTACTGGGCGTGCTGGGCGGCGATGCGCAGCGTCTTCTTCTCCCCGCCACCGGCGATCCACAGGGGGATGCCGCCGTCCTGCAGGGGCAGCGGGCGGCAGAGGGCGCCGTCGGTCGTGTACTGCTCCCCGGAGAAGGTCGACTCGCCGGTGGTCCACAGCTGCTTGAAGATCTCCACGCCCTCGGCGAGCTGCGCGAGGCGCTCGCCGGCGCG
This genomic window from Quadrisphaera setariae contains:
- a CDS encoding fumarylacetoacetate hydrolase family protein; the encoded protein is MALLVRTSDGRTDGRAGGERWQLRDGGSAVEAPPLHELLRVPLDEARAVLARAQRAGAAADADAPLLAPVDTQEVWAAGVTYLRSRDGRAEESDHADVYDLVYAADRPEVFFKATAARVVGPGGAVGVRVDSGWDVPEPEVGLVLNSRGELFGYVPGDDVSSRTIEGENPLYLPQAKVYSRSCSLGPGVVPVWDAPQGPLAVAVTIERGGATVYEDATTTASMARSFTELAAWLFAGLDFPDGVVLLTGTGLVPPPEVTLLEGDVVTVRVDGVGELTNPVVRVGRQPAALRTAAETSQLATSWSPSTKPAAWPSAL
- a CDS encoding sulfurtransferase yields the protein MADSPAVPPFVDAAWLDTALAHGRTALADVRWYPDGRDPAEAFAAGHLPGAVRVDVDDVLAGPPSDAAGRHPLPAPDAFLRALADLGLPVDEGVVVAYDDAGGVIAARLVWMLRALGRPAALLDGGLLAWRAAGRPLETGAGEQRAPLPRTGAAPTDLPTTWPAVLLADVDDAARAAADPGSVLLDARPAERFAGAPDALDPRAGHVPGAVGLPVRDDVDALGRLLPEEVLRDRLAAAGVRAEAVAAGAVVSSCGSGVTACHRLLVIEHLGLGRARLWPGSWSQWSRDPARPAATG
- a CDS encoding FxLYD domain-containing protein, which codes for MSDPTSRYPEQPQNPEQQPAYVPPPGYEEYAPRQQAPYAGQQQPYQQGPQQPYQQGYSQPYQQGYQGAPVRPTSVVAVIGLVLAFLLSPIGVVVSAFGIADTRGGRKAGRGLAIAGVVVGALGTVLWVLAIVAAVVFVQRSVETVSGLSTAFPSGLPSELPSGLPTDLGGVLGGEDASADVVVDSCSSTVGGVATGSVSVTNSTDADASYVVTLVALNASGEEVGDLYAAVGPVSAGQSAEGQAAGFVDGDQDVASCEVSAAVRSAAG
- a CDS encoding GGDEF domain-containing protein, with amino-acid sequence MRWPRAARQLSARFEWRTAVLAVLCLVVATALLDASSLPASSSPVHAAHRGELLAVAAVWLLLALAMLVRGELRGHEPTAVLVLAIILIGTYGSVVPDDHWRWQCITTLTVLTALTRMHHSGRGVVALVAGAQVASLLLLLQLDLHGAYLAYNASVVVALVAVPAVVVSAMASALDRAKADAERAARTDVLTGLLNRRALVDDVPPLVRRCAEQGSRVAVMLLDLDHFKRVNDTWGHTAGDRLLLATTGAVRAELRSCDLLARWGGEELLVVTRVEDVEQLVATAERVRRSVASLLVADLPPVTVSIGTAAASEGALAQVLAQGDGWRVAARELVGGLVDQADEALYAAKAAGRDRVQHHRGAFPVPEARRPADGVRDVTTTSSGASARRTPRGARVDP
- a CDS encoding dihydrofolate reductase family protein, whose translation is MSPGHRGGRTGETTDEDHLTTGSATMGKIKVHEFMTVDGVVDAPSWTMAYPWTEPMVAAIGSITAGCSDVLLGRTTYEMFAPAWSTRTVEDDPGAPFFNDSPKHVVTSRPDGLDWGPATAVGYSASALQQLKDDADGDVYVSGSVQLVRAMLADRLVDELHLITYPLALGEGLRLFADGSRVELSLLSATPFENGVVHLVYGPA
- a CDS encoding TIGR03560 family F420-dependent LLM class oxidoreductase; amino-acid sequence: MRFGLFVPQGWRLDLVGVEPADHWGAMRSVAELADREGTPWESVWVYDHFHPVPSPTDDAVHEAWTLMAALAAATSRVRLGQMCTCMGYRNPAYLAKVAATVDVVSGGRVEMGIGAGWYEHEWRAYGYGFPRAGERLAQLAEGVEIFKQLWTTGESTFSGEQYTTDGALCRPLPLQDGGIPLWIAGGGEKKTLRIAAQHAQYTNFSGDLEGFQHKSEVLKGHCEDLGTSYEAITRSANYNVIVAETEKEVADRRAWILDRLTQRVGAEVAQAEVEKSYDASITVGTPEQIVDNLKPLVAAGMTYPIVYFPEIASDTSGVELFERSVIPALTA